TTTGCACCACCCAACAGCTCTCTAAAATCTCTGAAATACCTACTAATCCTTTTCATTGTCTTTACTGATATTTTTTGAGGCAATTGTATCATATTGAATTGAAAAATGCAAGGTATATTAAGCTTCTTTCTTTCTTGCTTCGATCACCTTTTGCTGTACATCGTGAGGTGCTTCTTCGTATCTGTCAAACTTCATGGTGAAGCTTCCTCTTGCCTGGGTCATGGAACGAAGGTCCGTTGCATATTTAAACATTTCGGCCATAGGCACTTCTGCATCAATCTGTTGATATTTGCCTTTTGGCGCCATCCCTAAGATTCTTCCTCTTCGTTTATTAAGATCTCCCATAATGTCCCCTGTATATTCATCCGGAACAGTTACAGTAACTTTTACAATGGGCTCTAAAATCACAGGTTTAGCTTTTAAAAGCCCTTCTTTAAAAGCAATGGAAGTAGCAATCTTGAATGCCATTTCGGAAGAATCTACAGGGTGATAAGAACCATCAACCAAAGTAGCCTTTAGCCCAACCACTGGATATCCTGCCAGTACTCCATGTTTAACACTTTCCTGAAGACCTTTTTCTACTGCGGGGAAATATTGCTTTGGAACAGCTCCACCAAAAATCTTTTCTTCAAAAATATACGGAACTTCCAGATTACCTGAAGGCTCAAACTCCATCCAAACATCTCCGTATTGACCATGCCCACCGGACTGCTTTTTATGTTTTCCTTGAACTTTAACTTTACCTTTAATAGTTTCTCTGTAAGGAATAGTAGGAGGTAGTAATTCAACTTCTATCTTAAATTTAGATTTAAGTTTGTTAATAATCACATCCAGATGCTGTTCGCCTATACCATAGATGATTTCTTCATGGGTTTCTTTATCTAAGAAGATGTGGAAAGTCGGATCTTCTTCCATAAGTCTCTGAAGCCCTGAAGACATTTTTTCTTCGTCACCTTTTCCTTTCGGAAATACAGCCATCTGCATGAGGGATTCAGGAAACTCTATTGGAGGATAAATGATCGGTTTACTAGGATCGGATAAAGTATCTCCTGTCATCGTATCATGAAGTTTTGCAACTGCCCCTATGTCTCCTGAATTAAGCTCTGATACTTCAATTTGCTCTTTACCTTTAAGTACGTAAATGTGGGAGATTTTTTCTTCAACGTCTTTATTTCCATTATATAAAACGGAATCTGCCTTCAGTTTTCCTGAGTACACTTTGAATATAGAGAGCCTTCCAATATAAGGGTCTACAATGGTCTTGAAAACGAATACAGAAGTTGGTTCATCCACAGCACATTTTCTCTCTTCGTCTTTTTCTGTCTTTGGATTTTTTCCTTTTAGAACAGCATGAACTTCTGATGGATTTGGCATGTACTCAATGATCGAGTTAAGCAGAACACGAATTCCTGTATTGTTCAGTGCTGTACCACATAATACAGGTACGATGCTTCCATCCAACACTCCTTTATGCAGGGCTTCCTGGATTTCTTCCAAAGTGAATTCTTCTTCATTAAAATATTTCTCCATCAATTCTTCTGAAGTTTCTGCCACTGCTTCCAGGATCATATTTCTGACAGGATCAATTTCATCTTCCATGCCTTCAGGAATATCACAAGGAACAACTGTACCATTGGCAAATCTTCTTCCTTCCATCTTAACCACATTTACAAAGCCTGCAAATCGCTCATTTTCTTTAAAGGGTACCTGGAAGGGCGCGATACATTTTCCAAATTTTTCTTTCAGCTCTTCCAATATTTTAGGTAAATTAGCATGTTCATCATCCATAGCATTCACAAAAATCATTCTGGGAAGATTTGCTTCTTCTGCGTATTCCCAAGCTTTCTCTGTTCCTACTTCTATGCCGGATTTGGCAGACACAACGATAATGGCTGAATCTGCAGCACGGACTGCCTGCTTTACTTCTCCTACAAAATCAAAATATCCCGGTGTATCTAAAATATTAATTTTGGCATCTTTCCACTCAACAGGAATAATAGATGTATTAATACTAAACTTTCTTCTTATTTCTTCAGGGTCATAATCACTTACGGTATTGCCTTCATCAACTTTTCCCTGTCTTTTAATTTGCCCTGTAACATATAACATTGCTTCTGCTATAGTAGTCTTTCCACATCCCCCGTGACCCAAAAGTACAACATTTCGAATTTGATCCATGGTATAGGTTTTCATTGAAGTTTCCTCCCCCGTTATATTTTTACAAAGTCTTCACAATAGACTTCATTTTCAGTATATTTATTATATTCTACGCGAAAGCAAGATTTCCTTCTTGATTTTAATATTTTTATCCAAATCCTTTATTCCATTCATCTTATTTTTATGTATTTGCTTCTAATAATATTGTACATATTTTTTTATATTCTCTCATAATTGACACACATACTTTATAAGTGTAAAATGTTAAAAACATTCTAGTATTTATAAGAAATGTTTTTAATTATACAAGGAGGCTTTAAAATGATTGTTGTAATGCGTCATGATGCTACGGAGGAGAATATTAGAAACGTTGTTCAGGCAATCGAACAGTGTGGATTAACAACTCATCTATCAAAAGGTTCTGAAATTACAATCGTCGGTGTTATAGGAGACAAATCAAAATTAAGTAAAATCAACCTTGATCTGTTGCCCGGAGTAGAAAAACTCGTGCCCGTAACAGAATCATATAAATTGGCAAATAAGAAATTCCATGTAGGTTCTTCTGTCATAAAAGTTGGTAACTGTGAAATTGGCGGAAATGAAATTGTTATTATGGCTGGTCCCTGTGCAGTTGAAAGCAAGGAGCAACTCTTAGAAACCGCCCATGCAGTTAAAAAAGCAGGCGCACAGATCTTAAGAGGCGGAGCTTATAAACCCCGAACATCTCCCTATGCTTTCCAAGGGCTTGAAGAAGAAGGCCTTAAATATATGGCTGAAGCAAGGGAAGAAACCGGTCTTGCTATCGTTTGCGAAGTAACCAGTATACAGGCTGTAGAAACTGCTGTCAAATATGTGGATATGTTGCAGATTGGCGCAAGAAATATGCAGAATTTCCAACTGCTTAAAGAAGTGGGCAAAACGAATATCCCTGTCCTGTTAAAAAGAGGTCTTTGCGCCACTATTGAAGAATGGCTCAACGCTGCAGAGTATATCATGAGTGAAGGAAACACCAATGTTGTACTGTGCGAAAGAGGCATCAGAACTTATGAAACTGCTACAAGAAATACACTGGATATCAGTGCCGTACCAGTTATTAAATCAAAAAGCCATCTTCCAATCATCGTAGACCCAAGCCATGCTACTGGAGTTCGTGCCTACGTTCCTTCTTTGGCAAAAGCTGCTGTTGCTGCAGGGGCTGATGGTCTTATGATCGAAGTACATCCCAATCCTTCCTGCGCTCTGTCAGATGGGCCTCAATCCCTTAATCCCGATGACTTCTTTAAATTATGTTCCGAATTAAAACCTCTTGCTGAGGTTATAGGAAGAAGCTTTAACGGCCATGAATAAGGTTGGAATCATTGGTCTTGGACTGATTGGAGGCTCTTTGGCAAAAGCCCTGAAGCAAAAATGCAACATCAATAATATCATTGCAATGGATATAGAAAACAGTGCCCTAAAAAAAGCACTGGATGAAAAAGTTATTAATGATTTTACAACAGTTGTAGACGAACATTTTTCTGACTGTGATCTCATATTTATATGTACACCGGTTAAGCAGATTTCCTCTTATGTAAAAAAGTTGCTTCCTTTTATAAAAGATGACTGTATCCTTACAGATGTGGGAAGTACAAAGTCTGTTATTTTAAATGAATTAAATGTCATCCTGGACAATACGAACATTCACTTTATTGGAGGGCATCCTATGACTGGCTCTGAAAAAGCCGGTTATGGTGCCTCTAAGGGACACTTGTTTGAAAATGCCTATTACATTCTTACGCCCCAACCTTCAACCCCTGAGAACAAAGTGGAACAATTAAAAAACATCATTGTTTCCATAGGAGCTATACCGGTTATTCTCTCTCCCCAGGATCACGATTTAGTAACTGCATCCATAAGCCATGTGCCACATATTCTGGCTTCAGCTTTGGTCAACATGGTAAAATCTTTGGACGGCAAGGACAAATACATGCATAAATTGGCTGCCGGAGGATTTAAAGACATTACCCGTATAGCTTCCTCTTCTCCTGAAATGTGGCATAATATTTGCATGACCAACCAAAAAGAAATCTTATATGTGATCGATTACTTAATAGAAATCCTCATGCAATTCTCATCTGCTGTCAGAAACAAAGAAGATGATTATATCTGGAACTTTTTTAACAGCGCCAAACAGTATCGGGATACCTTCTCCAACAGAAGTCCCGGACCATTTATGAAAACTTACGAAATTATAGTGGATATTATAGACCAACCGGGAAGCATTGCAAGCATCGCTACTTTATTAAGCAATCATGGTATCAATATTAAAAATATAGGCATCATCAACAGCAGAGAATATGAAAATGGCGTTCTCCAGATTATATTTGACGATGAAACAAGTCAGGAGAAAAGCATTAGACTACTTCAGGAAATGAATTATGTGATCTATAAAAAGTAAAAAGGAGGCCCATTATGATCGTCAATCCTAAGGATCGAATCAATGGAGAAATTACTGTTCCAGGAGATAAATCCATCTCTCACAGAGCCGTTATGCTTGGTTCCATTGCTGAGGGCATAACTGAAGTTACAGGATTTCTGATGGGCGCAGATTGTCTTTCTACCATTGAATGCTTTAGAACACTTGGTATTCCTATTGAAGTAAATGACAAGAAGGTCACCATCCACGGGAAAGGACTTCTGGGACTTGCGGCACCAGCAAAGACCTTAGATGTGGGCAATAGTGGCACAACGATAAGACTTATGTCAGGAATTCTCTCCGCTCAGTCTTTCTCATCGGAGCTTACAGGAGATGCTTCCATTCAAAAAAGGCCAATGCTGAGAATAGTGGCGCCGCTAAGAGAAATGGGAGCCAAAATAGATGGAAAAGAAGGCGGCAAATACTGCCCTCTGCATATTGAAGGCCAACCCTTAAAAGGGATCCATTATAATCTTCCTGTAGCCAGCGCTCAGGTAAAATCTGCCATACTCCTTGCTTCTTTATATGCTGAAGGAGAAACTATAATTATAGAACCTGCTCCTTCCAGAAATCATACAGAGATTATGGTAAATTTTTTTGGCGGAAAAATCGTCCAAAAAGACAATGTCATCATAAGTTCCCCGGTAGAAAAGCTTACCGGACAATACATAGAGGTTCCCGGAGACATCTCTTCAGCCGCCTACTTTATTGCCGCTGCACTGATCCTTCCAAATTCAGAGCTATTAATTAAAAATGTCGGTGTTAATCCCACTCGGGATGGAATTATTACCGTATTTAAGCAAATGGGCGCCGATATTGAACTTCTTAATCAGCGCACTCAATGCGGTGAACCGGTAGCGGACATTTTGGTTCGTTCTTCCGATCTTCATGGCACAGAAATTGGAGGAAGTTTAATTCCCAAACTGATTGATGAAATTCCTGTCATTGCTGCAGCTGCATGTTATGCTCAAGGTACAACCATTATAAAAGATGCACAGGAATTAAAAGTAAAAGAATCCAACAGAATTCAAACTATGGTATCGGAACTTAAGAAGATGGGAGCATCCATTACAGAAACAGATGACGGAATGATTATAGAAGGAAGTCATTCTTTAAGAGGTTCAGAAGTAGAAAGCTATCATGACCACAGGGTTGCTATGTCTCTTGCCATTGCTGCCTTAAGAGCAAAAGGTGAAACAAGGATCCATAACAGTGACTGCGTAAACATTTCTTTCCCAGACTTCTTTTCTTGTCTTGAAAAGCTTTAAGTTTGATTCTGTCTTAAAAGCCTGATTGCACAATTTTAAAGATTCGAATATAATATATCCATGAATTGAACATGCCATGATGAATTATTGGAGGGTGAAAAAATGATCAAAACTACTATCGTCGGCTTTGGAGACAGTCTTACTTATGGATATGGGGTTCCACGAAATGCTGGATATGTTGAAAGGCTAGAAAAATTTATGCCCCAGTACTTTCCCAATATCTCATGGCATATATGCAATAGCGGCACTTCGGGAGATACCACCAGAGAAGGTTTAATGAGATTAGAAAAGAATGTTCTTTCCTTTCATCCGAATATCGTATTTATTCTGTTCGGATCAAATGACTCTGCTATGAACGAAAAGCAATTCAGATCTCTCGAAGAATATGAAAATAATTTAAAAGAAATCATCGTAAAAATCAAGAATCATAATAACCGTACGGGATTAAACGGCTGCATCCCTATTCCTGTATTAATTACGCCTCCCCCTGTTCGGGAAGAAGTATGTGCGCCTGTTCGAACCAATAATCGGCTAAAGCAGTACGGGTATATCGTTAAAACATTGGCCAAAGAATATCACTGCCCCTTGATTGACTTTTTTGAACAGGTAATAAGCCATGAAAATTACTATGAATTGCTAGCAGATGACGGTCTGCATCTCAGTGAAAAGGGTTATGATCTTCTGTATGATCTGGTGTTTGCAGAGATTACGAAGCTCATAGATTACCAAGGGGTATTAAAAGATTGGGACAAATATGAAGAAGAATATTAAAACATCCTCAGATCCTCTGAGGATGTTTTCTTTCACTTATATTTCATTTCTCCAGGACTTCGGCGCAAACAGGGCTACCATGGTAAACAGTTCAAGTCTTCCAAGCAGCATCAAGATTGAAAAGAGTATTTTACTCAGGGGACTAAACGGACTGAATGACCTTGCTGGACCTACGAGTCCAAAGCCCGGACCTATATTTCCAAGGGTTGCAGCTACGGCAGTGATCGTGCTTTCTAAATCAATTCCTTCAAGAGAAATAAGAACTGTTGATAGCATAAAGATGAAGAAATATAAAGCCACAAAACTGGTAATTCCCGTGATCGTATCATTATGAATCACCTTATCTTCACCGGCTCTGATAGGAATGATGGCTCTGGGATGAAAAATCTTTTTAATTTCTTTTTTAATCAGTTTGAATAAAACTAAAATTCTAATGACTTTTACCCCACCGGCAGTAGAGCCAGCACAGCCCCCAACAAACATAAGCAAGAATAACAACGCTTTGCTAAAAGACGGCCACAGATCAAAATCCACCGTAGTATATCCCGTAGTGGTAATAATAGAACTTACCTGGAAAAATGCATCTTTTAAGGCTAATCCAAAATTTCTATATAGAGTAGATTTTAGATTAAATGCAATTAATAAAGTTGAGACGAAAATAATCGCCAAATAAAAGATAAGTTCCTGGTCTCTTAATACATCTCTCCATTTTCTTTTCAGCAAGGCATAATACAGCGAAAAATTTATCCCCGACAATACCATGAATACAGCTATCACCATATGAATATAAGTACTGTTAAAAGCACCTATGCTGGCGCTTCTGGTTGAAAGCCCTCCAGTTCCTACGGTTCCAAAGGTATGAACAGCTGATTCAAAAAGACTCATCCCTCCTAATAAAAGTAAAGCCATTTGCATGAGTGTAAGGGCAATATAAGTGATATACAAGATCTTTGCCGTATCTTTTATTCTCGGTACAAACCTGTCTGCTGTAGGTCCCGGGCTTTCTGCTTTAAACATTTGGAAGCCTCCTACAACAGGCAAAAATGCAACTGTAAAAACTAAAATCCCCATCCCACCAATCCAGTGGGTAAAAGAACGCCAAAATAGAATCCCCTTGGGCAAAGCCTCAACATTGTTTACTAAAGTAGCTCCAGTAGTCGTAAAGCCAGAAATTGTCTCAAATAATGCATCTATATAAGAAGGTATACTCCCTGAAAATACAAAAGGAAGTGCACCAAATATAGAAAGAGCAATCCATCCAAAAGATGCTATAGCCAATCCTTCTTTAATCCTGATTGCTTTTTTTTCAGTTTTTAACTTATACAAAATAAAACCAACTGCACCGGTTAATAAAATACAAAAAAGAAAAGGATATTTGTCTTCTTGATTATGGTATATTGATATAAGAAAAGATGGAATCATAAGTAAAGCCTCTGTCATCAGTATGATCCCCAATGTCTTTCCTATAATTCTATAGTTCATTTGAATAGTCCACCCTTCGCTGGCTTAATGAACATTTCTAAATCCGGCACATTGGATGATAAACAAAAAATAATCAACCTATCATCAGGCTCTATTACAGTATTCCCACTAGGTATTGCTACCTTCCCTTGATGCACTATGGCACCAATGATAATTCCTTTAGGCAATCCCAGCTCTGAAATAGGTTTCCCAACAATACGAGAACCTTTGATTGCAATAACTTCAGTAACTTCCGCCTGTCCTCCCAATAGAAGTGAAACCGATACAACTTTTCCGCCTCTTATAAACTTAAGAACACTGCTGACTGCAATATTGGTTGGGTTTAGGGCAACATCTATCCCCAGATTGTCAATGATTTTTATATAATTGGGTCTGCTTATTTTAGCAATGGTTTTATTTACTCCAGCCTGATTGGCCATGAGGGTCATCAGAAGATTTTGCTCGTCAAAACCAGTTGCTCCGATAAAGGCATCCATGGACTCTAATCCTTCTTCTTCCAAAAGATTAATATCTGTTCCATCTCCTCTAATGATTAAGGCATCGCTTAATCTTTCAGAAAGGTACCTGCACCTTTCTCTGTCCTGTTCAATGATACTAACCTTTATATTGAAAGCTTTAAGCTTCTGGGCCAAATAGTATGCAATATTCCCTCCGCCTAAAATCATTACTCTTTTAATTTTGCCTCTATCAGCGTAGATATTAAATCTTTCACCAAATCGATCAATTTTTTCAGTGCTTCCAATAACATGGATAATATCATTTTCAATAAGCTGTGTATATCCATGGGGAATAATAATCTCATCATTTCTAGTTATGGCTGCAATCAGTAAATCTTCCATGTCACCCAATTCAACAATATTTTTTCCTACAAAATCGGATAAGTTTTTTATATTAAAATCCAGAATTGAAACCTTTCCCTTAGCAAAATCTTCAGAATAAAAGTTATAGCTTTTAAGAAGATACCTCACTATTTCATTGGAAGTAGCCAGTTCCGGATTGATAATATGATCAATGCCCATTTCTTCTTTAATAAAATCTATTTGCTTCGTATATTCAGGATTTCTTATCCTTGCAATAGTCTTTTTACAACCTAATTTTTTTGCTATGCTGCAAATCATGGCGTTGGTCTCATCACTATAAGTTGTAGCTATTAGAAAATCATAGGATTTAATGTTAATTTCTTTTAGTACTTCGATTTCAATACCATTGGCTCTAATAGTCAATACATCTAAATAGTCATTGATCCTCTCCAACACTTTTGGGTTTTGATCCATTAAAGTTACATCAATATCTTCGTTGATCAGGGATTCTGCCAGTCTGTATCCAAGCTTCCCTATGCCTACTATAAGTACTTTCAAGTCTATCACCTTTCATATACGTTCATTCACTATGTATTATACATTTGATTTTACATCTAAACTGAATAAAAAGAAAGACCTTTTGATTGCATTTAAGCTGTCCTTAAAAATTAATGGTGAATACATAAAATCTCATAAAAAAGATAACATACTCTATATAAAGTGAATTGGGAGTGATAATATTCCTTCT
This is a stretch of genomic DNA from Defluviitalea raffinosedens. It encodes these proteins:
- the fusA gene encoding elongation factor G, which encodes MKTYTMDQIRNVVLLGHGGCGKTTIAEAMLYVTGQIKRQGKVDEGNTVSDYDPEEIRRKFSINTSIIPVEWKDAKINILDTPGYFDFVGEVKQAVRAADSAIIVVSAKSGIEVGTEKAWEYAEEANLPRMIFVNAMDDEHANLPKILEELKEKFGKCIAPFQVPFKENERFAGFVNVVKMEGRRFANGTVVPCDIPEGMEDEIDPVRNMILEAVAETSEELMEKYFNEEEFTLEEIQEALHKGVLDGSIVPVLCGTALNNTGIRVLLNSIIEYMPNPSEVHAVLKGKNPKTEKDEERKCAVDEPTSVFVFKTIVDPYIGRLSIFKVYSGKLKADSVLYNGNKDVEEKISHIYVLKGKEQIEVSELNSGDIGAVAKLHDTMTGDTLSDPSKPIIYPPIEFPESLMQMAVFPKGKGDEEKMSSGLQRLMEEDPTFHIFLDKETHEEIIYGIGEQHLDVIINKLKSKFKIEVELLPPTIPYRETIKGKVKVQGKHKKQSGGHGQYGDVWMEFEPSGNLEVPYIFEEKIFGGAVPKQYFPAVEKGLQESVKHGVLAGYPVVGLKATLVDGSYHPVDSSEMAFKIATSIAFKEGLLKAKPVILEPIVKVTVTVPDEYTGDIMGDLNKRRGRILGMAPKGKYQQIDAEVPMAEMFKYATDLRSMTQARGSFTMKFDRYEEAPHDVQQKVIEARKKEA
- the aroF gene encoding 3-deoxy-7-phosphoheptulonate synthase, which produces MIVVMRHDATEENIRNVVQAIEQCGLTTHLSKGSEITIVGVIGDKSKLSKINLDLLPGVEKLVPVTESYKLANKKFHVGSSVIKVGNCEIGGNEIVIMAGPCAVESKEQLLETAHAVKKAGAQILRGGAYKPRTSPYAFQGLEEEGLKYMAEAREETGLAIVCEVTSIQAVETAVKYVDMLQIGARNMQNFQLLKEVGKTNIPVLLKRGLCATIEEWLNAAEYIMSEGNTNVVLCERGIRTYETATRNTLDISAVPVIKSKSHLPIIVDPSHATGVRAYVPSLAKAAVAAGADGLMIEVHPNPSCALSDGPQSLNPDDFFKLCSELKPLAEVIGRSFNGHE
- a CDS encoding prephenate dehydrogenase, translating into MNKVGIIGLGLIGGSLAKALKQKCNINNIIAMDIENSALKKALDEKVINDFTTVVDEHFSDCDLIFICTPVKQISSYVKKLLPFIKDDCILTDVGSTKSVILNELNVILDNTNIHFIGGHPMTGSEKAGYGASKGHLFENAYYILTPQPSTPENKVEQLKNIIVSIGAIPVILSPQDHDLVTASISHVPHILASALVNMVKSLDGKDKYMHKLAAGGFKDITRIASSSPEMWHNICMTNQKEILYVIDYLIEILMQFSSAVRNKEDDYIWNFFNSAKQYRDTFSNRSPGPFMKTYEIIVDIIDQPGSIASIATLLSNHGINIKNIGIINSREYENGVLQIIFDDETSQEKSIRLLQEMNYVIYKK
- the aroA gene encoding 3-phosphoshikimate 1-carboxyvinyltransferase produces the protein MIVNPKDRINGEITVPGDKSISHRAVMLGSIAEGITEVTGFLMGADCLSTIECFRTLGIPIEVNDKKVTIHGKGLLGLAAPAKTLDVGNSGTTIRLMSGILSAQSFSSELTGDASIQKRPMLRIVAPLREMGAKIDGKEGGKYCPLHIEGQPLKGIHYNLPVASAQVKSAILLASLYAEGETIIIEPAPSRNHTEIMVNFFGGKIVQKDNVIISSPVEKLTGQYIEVPGDISSAAYFIAAALILPNSELLIKNVGVNPTRDGIITVFKQMGADIELLNQRTQCGEPVADILVRSSDLHGTEIGGSLIPKLIDEIPVIAAAACYAQGTTIIKDAQELKVKESNRIQTMVSELKKMGASITETDDGMIIEGSHSLRGSEVESYHDHRVAMSLAIAALRAKGETRIHNSDCVNISFPDFFSCLEKL
- a CDS encoding SGNH/GDSL hydrolase family protein, producing MIKTTIVGFGDSLTYGYGVPRNAGYVERLEKFMPQYFPNISWHICNSGTSGDTTREGLMRLEKNVLSFHPNIVFILFGSNDSAMNEKQFRSLEEYENNLKEIIVKIKNHNNRTGLNGCIPIPVLITPPPVREEVCAPVRTNNRLKQYGYIVKTLAKEYHCPLIDFFEQVISHENYYELLADDGLHLSEKGYDLLYDLVFAEITKLIDYQGVLKDWDKYEEEY
- a CDS encoding TrkH family potassium uptake protein; translated protein: MNYRIIGKTLGIILMTEALLMIPSFLISIYHNQEDKYPFLFCILLTGAVGFILYKLKTEKKAIRIKEGLAIASFGWIALSIFGALPFVFSGSIPSYIDALFETISGFTTTGATLVNNVEALPKGILFWRSFTHWIGGMGILVFTVAFLPVVGGFQMFKAESPGPTADRFVPRIKDTAKILYITYIALTLMQMALLLLGGMSLFESAVHTFGTVGTGGLSTRSASIGAFNSTYIHMVIAVFMVLSGINFSLYYALLKRKWRDVLRDQELIFYLAIIFVSTLLIAFNLKSTLYRNFGLALKDAFFQVSSIITTTGYTTVDFDLWPSFSKALLFLLMFVGGCAGSTAGGVKVIRILVLFKLIKKEIKKIFHPRAIIPIRAGEDKVIHNDTITGITSFVALYFFIFMLSTVLISLEGIDLESTITAVAATLGNIGPGFGLVGPARSFSPFSPLSKILFSILMLLGRLELFTMVALFAPKSWRNEI
- the trkA gene encoding Trk system potassium transporter TrkA; its protein translation is MKVLIVGIGKLGYRLAESLINEDIDVTLMDQNPKVLERINDYLDVLTIRANGIEIEVLKEINIKSYDFLIATTYSDETNAMICSIAKKLGCKKTIARIRNPEYTKQIDFIKEEMGIDHIINPELATSNEIVRYLLKSYNFYSEDFAKGKVSILDFNIKNLSDFVGKNIVELGDMEDLLIAAITRNDEIIIPHGYTQLIENDIIHVIGSTEKIDRFGERFNIYADRGKIKRVMILGGGNIAYYLAQKLKAFNIKVSIIEQDRERCRYLSERLSDALIIRGDGTDINLLEEEGLESMDAFIGATGFDEQNLLMTLMANQAGVNKTIAKISRPNYIKIIDNLGIDVALNPTNIAVSSVLKFIRGGKVVSVSLLLGGQAEVTEVIAIKGSRIVGKPISELGLPKGIIIGAIVHQGKVAIPSGNTVIEPDDRLIIFCLSSNVPDLEMFIKPAKGGLFK